A genomic region of Trueperaceae bacterium contains the following coding sequences:
- a CDS encoding pitrilysin family protein, with the protein MRITSRVLALVAGLLAFGAVQPAKSQTADPARALVERVTEATLDNGLRVLLVEDHSAPVIAFNLMFGVGGLDEPAGLGGIAHMVEHMAFKGTTTIGTDQPLLEQQALAAVEVRALALAHVRDGGSPEEVAAAEEAFAAAQQRAQSLALPSALDSLLSSAGAVGLNASTGYDRTAYVVELPANQLELYARVYADVLRDTVFRYFYAERDVVRQERRQRSEDDPQGFLFEAFQDAAYVRHPYGRSLIGDAETIESYRATEAKAFFEAFYHPGQAVLVLVGDVQPETDLPLLERYFGTIPAGTPPRVRLPSEPPQKEERRVTVDYDAQPQIVIGWHKPTYPEREAFVLDLISALLSDGRTSRLYRRMVVEDGLALNVTTSSAFPGVREPNLFIFYGQPRSPNGPAQLEAALYEELERLRSEPVGDEELDKVKNRVVASTVRALSSNSGLAAALAFNELFAGGWERLMLDLEIYQSVTAEEIRTVARKVFRPENRTVGVLLPSPGQAAEVRR; encoded by the coding sequence GACGGCCGACCCAGCCCGAGCGCTGGTCGAGCGGGTAACCGAAGCGACGCTGGACAACGGTTTGCGGGTACTGCTGGTCGAGGACCATAGCGCCCCGGTGATCGCCTTCAATCTGATGTTCGGCGTAGGCGGCCTCGACGAGCCGGCGGGCCTGGGCGGGATCGCCCACATGGTCGAACACATGGCGTTCAAGGGGACGACCACGATCGGGACCGACCAGCCGCTCCTCGAACAGCAGGCGCTGGCTGCCGTCGAGGTGCGGGCTCTCGCCCTGGCGCACGTCCGCGACGGCGGATCCCCCGAGGAGGTAGCTGCGGCAGAGGAGGCGTTCGCGGCGGCCCAACAACGAGCCCAGTCGCTGGCGCTCCCGTCGGCCCTCGACAGTCTTCTCTCCAGCGCCGGAGCCGTGGGCCTCAACGCTTCCACCGGTTACGACCGGACCGCCTACGTAGTGGAGCTTCCCGCCAACCAGCTCGAGCTCTACGCCCGCGTCTACGCCGACGTGCTTCGCGACACCGTCTTCCGCTACTTCTATGCGGAGCGTGACGTCGTTCGCCAGGAGCGGCGGCAGAGGAGCGAGGACGATCCGCAGGGCTTCCTCTTCGAGGCGTTCCAGGACGCCGCATACGTTCGCCATCCGTACGGGCGCTCGCTCATCGGCGATGCGGAGACGATCGAATCGTATCGGGCGACGGAGGCCAAGGCGTTCTTCGAAGCTTTCTACCACCCCGGCCAGGCCGTGCTGGTGCTCGTCGGGGACGTCCAGCCGGAGACCGACCTGCCGCTCCTGGAGCGGTACTTCGGCACCATCCCGGCGGGAACTCCGCCCCGGGTGCGGCTCCCCTCGGAACCTCCGCAGAAGGAGGAGCGACGGGTGACGGTCGACTACGACGCGCAGCCCCAGATAGTGATCGGCTGGCACAAACCCACCTATCCGGAGCGCGAAGCGTTCGTCCTGGACCTGATCAGCGCTCTTCTCAGCGACGGCCGGACCTCACGCCTCTACCGCCGGATGGTCGTAGAGGACGGTCTCGCACTGAATGTCACCACCAGCTCCGCCTTCCCCGGGGTGCGCGAGCCGAACCTGTTCATCTTCTACGGGCAGCCGCGATCGCCCAACGGGCCCGCGCAGCTGGAGGCGGCTCTCTACGAAGAGCTCGAGCGCTTGAGGAGCGAGCCCGTAGGTGACGAGGAACTGGACAAGGTCAAGAATCGGGTCGTCGCATCCACGGTCCGCGCCCTCTCGTCGAACAGCGGCCTGGCCGCGGCACTCGCCTTCAACGAACTGTTCGCCGGCGGGTGGGAGCGCCTGATGCTGGACCTCGAGATCTACCAGTCGGTTACTGCCGAGGAGATACGAACGGTGGCACGGAAGGTGTTCAGGCCGGAGAACCGGACGGTGGGCGTCCTCCTTCCCTCGCCAGGCCAAGCGGCGGAGGTGCGCCGATGA